The following are encoded together in the Neomonachus schauinslandi chromosome 15, ASM220157v2, whole genome shotgun sequence genome:
- the RAB37 gene encoding ras-related protein Rab-37 isoform X2 — protein MCCKVMLLGDSGVGKTCFLIQFKDGAFLSGTFIATVGIDFRNKVVTVDGVRVKLQIWDTAGQERFRSVTHAYYRDAQALLLLYDITNKSSFDNIRAWLTEIHEYAQRDVVIMLLGNKADVSSERVIRSEDGETLAREYGVPFMETSAKTGMNVELAFLAIAKELKYRALWQPGGPHFQIRDFVESQKKQPSCCSFL, from the exons ATGTGCTGCAAG GTGATGCTTCTGGGAGACTCAGGCGTTGGCAAAACCTGTTTCCTGATCCAATTCAAAGACGGGGCCTTCCTGTCCGGGACCTTCATAGCCACGGTCGGCATAGACTTCAGG AACAAGGTGGTGACTGTGGACGGTGTGAGGGTGAAGCTGCAG ATCTGGGATACAGCCGGGCAGGAGCGATTCCGCAGCGTCACCCATGCTTATTACCGAGATGCCCAGG cctTACTCCTGCTGTACGACATCACCAACAAGTCTTCTTTCGACAACATCCGG GCCTGGCTCACTGAGATTCATGAGTATGCCCAGAGGGATGTAGTGATCATGCTGCTGGGCAACAAG GCGGATGTGAGCAGTGAAAGGGTGATCCGTTCGGAGGATGGAGAGACACTGGCCAGG GAGTACGGAGTTCCCTTCATGGAGACCAGCGCCAAGACGGGCATGAATGTGGAGTTAGCCTTTCTGGCCATTGCCAA gGAGCTGAAGTACAGAGCCTTGTGGCAGCCCGGTGGGCCCCATTTCCAGATCCGAGACTTtgtggagtcccagaagaaacaGCCCAGCTGCTGCTCCTTCTTATGA
- the RAB37 gene encoding ras-related protein Rab-37 isoform X1, with product MTGMSGAAATRDGEAPEHSPPCSPSYDVTGKVMLLGDSGVGKTCFLIQFKDGAFLSGTFIATVGIDFRNKVVTVDGVRVKLQIWDTAGQERFRSVTHAYYRDAQALLLLYDITNKSSFDNIRAWLTEIHEYAQRDVVIMLLGNKADVSSERVIRSEDGETLAREYGVPFMETSAKTGMNVELAFLAIAKELKYRALWQPGGPHFQIRDFVESQKKQPSCCSFL from the exons ATGACGGGCATGTCTGGCGCCGCTGCCACCCGGGATGGAGAGGCCCCCGAGCACTCCCCGCCTTGCAGTCCGAGCTACGATGTCACGGGCAAG GTGATGCTTCTGGGAGACTCAGGCGTTGGCAAAACCTGTTTCCTGATCCAATTCAAAGACGGGGCCTTCCTGTCCGGGACCTTCATAGCCACGGTCGGCATAGACTTCAGG AACAAGGTGGTGACTGTGGACGGTGTGAGGGTGAAGCTGCAG ATCTGGGATACAGCCGGGCAGGAGCGATTCCGCAGCGTCACCCATGCTTATTACCGAGATGCCCAGG cctTACTCCTGCTGTACGACATCACCAACAAGTCTTCTTTCGACAACATCCGG GCCTGGCTCACTGAGATTCATGAGTATGCCCAGAGGGATGTAGTGATCATGCTGCTGGGCAACAAG GCGGATGTGAGCAGTGAAAGGGTGATCCGTTCGGAGGATGGAGAGACACTGGCCAGG GAGTACGGAGTTCCCTTCATGGAGACCAGCGCCAAGACGGGCATGAATGTGGAGTTAGCCTTTCTGGCCATTGCCAA gGAGCTGAAGTACAGAGCCTTGTGGCAGCCCGGTGGGCCCCATTTCCAGATCCGAGACTTtgtggagtcccagaagaaacaGCCCAGCTGCTGCTCCTTCTTATGA
- the RAB37 gene encoding ras-related protein Rab-37 isoform X3: MTGMSGAAATRDGEAPEHSPPCSPSYDVTGKNKVVTVDGVRVKLQIWDTAGQERFRSVTHAYYRDAQALLLLYDITNKSSFDNIRAWLTEIHEYAQRDVVIMLLGNKADVSSERVIRSEDGETLAREYGVPFMETSAKTGMNVELAFLAIAKELKYRALWQPGGPHFQIRDFVESQKKQPSCCSFL; encoded by the exons ATGACGGGCATGTCTGGCGCCGCTGCCACCCGGGATGGAGAGGCCCCCGAGCACTCCCCGCCTTGCAGTCCGAGCTACGATGTCACGGGCAAG AACAAGGTGGTGACTGTGGACGGTGTGAGGGTGAAGCTGCAG ATCTGGGATACAGCCGGGCAGGAGCGATTCCGCAGCGTCACCCATGCTTATTACCGAGATGCCCAGG cctTACTCCTGCTGTACGACATCACCAACAAGTCTTCTTTCGACAACATCCGG GCCTGGCTCACTGAGATTCATGAGTATGCCCAGAGGGATGTAGTGATCATGCTGCTGGGCAACAAG GCGGATGTGAGCAGTGAAAGGGTGATCCGTTCGGAGGATGGAGAGACACTGGCCAGG GAGTACGGAGTTCCCTTCATGGAGACCAGCGCCAAGACGGGCATGAATGTGGAGTTAGCCTTTCTGGCCATTGCCAA gGAGCTGAAGTACAGAGCCTTGTGGCAGCCCGGTGGGCCCCATTTCCAGATCCGAGACTTtgtggagtcccagaagaaacaGCCCAGCTGCTGCTCCTTCTTATGA